The Flavipsychrobacter sp. genome contains the following window.
CAAACCACTCATGAAAAGGAAGCTCATTATCCGTTTGTACCATAGGTGCTACTGTAAATTCTATTATTTTGGCATTATGCTTTTGTGCGGTCTGTAGCATAGCCTTTTCCACCTCTTCCCCTATTACATGTTCTCCAAATGCAGATATAAAATGTTTTATCCTTCCCGAAACTATAACACGGTAGGGATCAGTACTTACAAACTTAACCGTATCTCCTATATTATACCCCCATAAGCCTGCATTACTGTTAATGATCAAAGCATAGTTCTCCCCCACTTTTACATCTTCTAGCGATAAACGGGTTGGATTTTCATCAAACACCTCTCCCACTGGTATAAATTCAAAGAATATCCCCGAATTTGTGTTTAATAACATCCCCTCAGCCTCAAGTGTATCTTGGAATGCAAAGAATCCTTCCGAAGCAGGAAATGTTTCGAGGATATCAATTTTTCTGCCTACACTTTGTAATAGTTTCTCTTTATAAGGTTCAAAATTCACCCCACCTTGAACTAATAGCTGAAGGTTAGGAAATATCTCCATTATTTTCTTGCCATCACTTTTTTCCATTAACCAATCAAAATACATCTGCACCCAAGGAGGTATGCCACTTATCAGTGTCATATTTTTACCTAGCGTTTCGGCTACTATTCTCTCCAGTTTAGTTTCCCAATCTTCTATACAATTGGTTTCATAACTAGGTAACTGATTCCTTCTTAAATAGTTAGGAACAAAATGATTCACGATACCACTCAGTCTTCCCGTTGGTACACTACCTGTTCTTTCCAAAACGGGAGAACCAGAAAGAAATATCATATTCCCATCAACAAAAGAGGCATTACCGGTTTCTGCTATATAGCATAACAGCATATTTTTAGCCGAATTAATATGATTCGGCATAGAATCTTTGGTTATAGGTATATATTTAGCACCACTAGTTGTTCCTGATGTTTTAGCAAAATAAAGAGGCTTGCCCTTCCATAAAATATTTTGCTTCCCTTCTATAATTTGCTCTACGTAAGGTTTTAGTTTTTCATAATCCCTTATTGGTACCGCTTGTTTATATTGTAGATGGTTTTTTACCTCAGCTAAATGATGATCATTCCCAAAAGTGGTTTTACCTCCCACTTGTAACAACTTTGAAAGTATATTTTGCTGATCAGATACTGCAGTATTCATCCCATTACGGATGCGTTTAGATACAATTGAAGCGTATGGCTTTGCAATGGATGACTTAAACTTCATATTCCAAAAAGGTATTCAAGTAAAGCTAAAACTTTATGTGCGATTATAGAATTGTATTTAAATACATATAAAACCTCTTAAACTTATCACGGGTAAGAAATATAATATCAACTTTTATCATAGCTCAATATCTGGAGCTTGTTTTTAGACTTTATAATGGCAAATGTTCCTACAATTATTAAAACAGACCAAAAAAGGGCTAAAAATCAACAATTTGGGTAAAATATATTTTTCTTGTCTATATTATTTTATCCTTGTTTGCCGGATTATTGACAAACATCTTAAAACACTTTTTTTCATATCAAACAGAAGTATTTATTTATAGTTCAGGAACGCCTCTATGCCTTTATTAGTAATACTTTTGCCTGATTTAACCTTATCAAAAACATAACAAGAAGAAGATTAGTGATATATATATGTACGTCTTTAAAACAGGCATTATATTTGATCACATCAATATCAAAAAAACTCTATAAGCTAGTAAATACAGTACATATAGCAAAAATAATTTGCCTGATATCAAAAAACTGTATTAACTTTGCGCGAAATATTTTGGTAGGTCATGTTTGCAATAGTAAATATAGCAGGTCAACAGTTCAAGGTTAGAAAAGACGACGAACTGTTTGTACATAGACTAGGTGGGAACCCTGGTGATAATGTAGAATTTTCTGAAGTTCTAATGACTGGTGATGATAAAAACATCAACTTGTCAGCTTCAGTAAAAGTAAAAGCAGAAATCGTTGATCACCTAAAAGGTGACAAGGTGATTGTGTTCAAAAAGAAGCGCCGTAAGGGCTATCAGAAAAGTAATGGACACCGCCAATATCTTACAAAAATTAAGATTAGCGACATTGCTTAATTTTTTTTATTAAATTCGTAAATAGTATAATAAGAAGATGGCACACAAAAAAGGTGAAGGTAGTGTAAAGAACGGCCGTGATTCCAGAAGCAAACGCTTAGGAATTAAAATATATGGCGGTCAGGAAGCAATTGCAGGTAACATTATTGTACGTCAGAGAGGTACAGTATACCACCCTGGTGAGAATGTTGGAATCGGTAAAGATTTTACAATATTTTCATTAATTGATGGTACAGTTGAATTTCGTAAAACACGTAACAAAACACTTATCTCTGTTAAAGAAAATACAGCAATTGCCGAAGCTTAACCCGCTCGGCAATTTTGCCATATAAGGACTTTTTTTTTAACCCTTAAATTCACAAGTTTATGGCAACAACTAAAAAAGCAGCTAAAAAAGCTGTAGCCAAAAAAAAGGCGGCTCCTAAGAAAGCAGCTAAAAAAGCAGCTCCTAAGAAAGCAGCTAAAAAAGCAGCTCCTAAGAAAGCAGCTAAAAAAGCAGCTCCTAAGAAAGCAGCTAAAAAAGCAGCTCCTAAGAAAGCAGCTAAAAAAGCGGCTCCTAAGAAAGCAGCTAAAAAAGCGGCTCCTAAGAAAGCAGCTAAAAAAGCGGCTCCTAAGAAAGCAGCTAAAAAAGCAGCTCCTAAGAAAGCAGCTAAAAAAGCAGCTCCTAAGAAAGCAGCTAAAAAAGCAGCTCCTAAAAAAGCAGCTCCTAAGAAAGCAGCTAAAAAAGCAGCTCCTAAGAAAGCAGCTAAAAAAGCAGCTCCTAAGAAAGCAGCAAGAAGAGCAGCTCCTAGGAGAAAGAAATAAGACTTATAGAATCATTTATGATAAGAGACTGTATACTAACTATATAGTCTCTTTTTTTGTGCAACTACCATTCATAAATGCCGTAACTGTTAAACTAAACCCAAACAACGTATTTCATGTATGGAAAACCTTTTTTGATACATCTATTTAGTAGAGTAAATAGAAACAATTAAGTTTGCACGATAAAAACAAACCAATGAGTAACGAAAGTAATAGTAGATATAGCAACTTCAGAAGTACAATGCACATTGTTATGGGAGTACTATATATAGCTATAGGCAGTGCTGTACTTTACCTTAAACTATTCGGTAAATTTGAACTATCTCCCGGGCTAGCTTACTTTATCGGGATTATGATGATCTCTTATGGGGCATTTAGAATTTGGAGAGGGTGGAAAGACATACAAAATAACAAACAAAAGTCCTATTAACCCCCTTTTGTAACACTGTTGTAAAAGAGACTCTTTCGCTGTTAAATTAATGTTACAAGACAGCTAGGACTTATGCTTTTTTTTAAAATATTGACTAAAATTGCGCTGAAATGCAACGTCTAAGAAATACATTATTGATTATCCTCACTACTGGCCTATTTACTGCATGTAATGACAAAAAAGCCAGTAAGTATACTGATACTCCTAGTTCAGGAACAATTAATATTTCTGTAGATGAATCTTACAAGCCTATTGTAGAACAACAATTAAAAGTTTTCGATAGCAGTTTTCCCGACGCACATATTAATGTACACTACAAGTCTGAAACTGAATGTATTAACGACTTCAAAAGTGATAGCGCGAGGTTAATTCTTATTACTAGAGACTTATCAGAAGTCGAAAAACAAAATTTACTTGACAATAAAGTTGTAACACACTCTCTTTCAATAGCTAAAGATGCAGTAGCTATTATTGTTAACAATAATAACCCAGATAGTACAGTTAGTATTAGTGAATTGAAGGGGATGCTAACAGGAGAAAATATAAATAACTATACTGTAGTATTTGACAATCAGGGTTCTAGCACTCTTAGGTATATGCTAGATTCCATTATACCAGGAGAGCAATTAGGCAAAAATGTTTTTGCTACCAGCAGTAATGATTCTGTAATAGCTTATGTAGCCAATCACAAGAACGCAATTGGTGTAGTAGGTGTAAGTCATATTAGTGACTTTAATGATCCCGAAGGGCTAGCTTTTATTAACAATGTTCGTGTAGTATCTGTTTTAAATGATTCATTAGGGCAGTATTACAAACCTTACCAAATATATATAGCCCCAAATAAATACCCATTGGTGCGAAATCTATATTATGTACACAGAGAAACACATCAAGGGCTAGCTAATAGTTTTGCTAGATTCCTACGTGAATATAGAGGTCAGCTCATCTTTAAGAGCGGTAGATTATTCCCGACAAGGGTTAATATTATCTTCAGAGGAGCTGAAGTAAACCAGTAACAAACAATAATATCTAACAATAAATAGCAATTTGTATAAAAAATACAACTAATGAAGATTAAACAATCTATAGTAATGATGGTAGCACTTATAATTACAATAAGTGCACAAGCTCAATCATTAGAAGAAGGAATAAAGATGTATAGATTTGAGCGCTACAAAAGCGCTAAACAACAACTATCATCTTTAGCAGGAGGTAATGCAGTAGCCAATTATTACTTAGGACTTTCTGAATTACAACTTGGAAATACTGACGCTGCAAAAGCAATTTTTGCTAAATATCCTGATGATTATGCAAACATCTCCGGTATGGCTAGAGCAGCTTTTGTAACAGGAGATATTGCTAAAGGGAATGAAATAGCTGAAGATCTAGCTAAAAAAGCAAAAAAGAAAGATGCTACACCTTACCGCTATGCTGCTGATGCTATAACTTATACCAAAGGTGGTGACAAGCAAAAGGCAATAGAATGGTATAACCTATTCTTGGAAAAACAAATACTCCCTGAAGTACAAATTGCTCTTGCTGACGCCTATCAAGAGGTTCAAGGTGGAGGTGGTAAAGCGATGAACAACTATGAAACTGTTGTAACTAATAACCCTGACAACTCTTTGGCTTTATCTAGAATAGGTAAATTATGGTATGACGCAAAACGTTATGATCTTGCTTTAGAGAACTGGCAAAAAGCTCAAGAAGCTGATGCTACTAACCCATTACCTTATCGCGACTTAGCAAACGCTTATCGCCTTACAGGGAAATATGCGCTAGCTAAGGAGAACGTTGAAAAATACTGGCAATACTCTGATAAAAGTAATTCTGATAAAGAACAGTACATGGATATACTATTTCTATCAGAAGACTATAAAGGTGCTATATCTAAAGCGAAGGAATTAATTAGTGCTGGTGTAGTAGAGCCACGTTTCTACGGAATACTAGCTTTTAGTCAATTAGAATTAGAAGACTCTACAAATGCACTTGTAAACATTAGAAAATATGTAGCAGGAACTCCTAAAGATAAGATACGTAGTGTTACTTATTTAAAATATGGTAGTATCATGCTCATGAACAGCATGAATGATTCGGCCGATCATTACTTCACTAAGTATGCTAATAGTGATACAGCTAAAGACAAATCTGATAGCTATAGAAATATTGCACAAGCCTTTAAAAATCAAAAGGCATATGAGCAAACAGCACGTTGGTATGAGAAGTTGGTAAATGAATTTCCTAACGATGCTAAAGCTACAGACTTCTTCTATGGTGGTCTTTATTACTACTATAGCCAAGGTTATGGTAAGGCTGATACATTGTTTGCTATGATGGAGAAAAACTATCCGGATCAGCCATCTGCACCATACTGGAGAGGAAGAGCTAATGCAGCAATTGACAATGAAGCAGAACAAGGTTTAGCAGTTCCTCATTATGAAAAATGGCTTGACCTTAAAGCAGAAGACATCGGAGCACCAACTATACTATCTAGCAATACTAAAATAACAACTACTGACGCAAACGGGGCTACAAGAACCACAGATGTTCAAAGTACAACTACATTTAACGATGGTAGTAAAAATGTAAATAAAAACAATCCAGAAAGGCCTAAAGACAAGGATCTAATGCAAGCTTACCAGTATCTTTTGTTGTATTACTTTAAGAAAGAAGACAAACCTAATACAGATAAGTACCTTACTCTTGTAGAGTGGGTAGAACCTGACAACAAATTATCAGAGCAAATACGTGAAATACGAAAAAAATAAATAGATTACTTTAAACAATAAAGCCACCTAAATAGGTGGCTTTATTGTTTTTTACCTATATCTATCAATAACTTTTTTGACAAAGATGTAAGTAGTATTGTTTTTAGTGCAGTATCAGATACATTCATAGCATTAGCTATAATACTAAAGGAAGCACTTTCTTGTCCATCAACGTCAAAATCCGATACAGCTACATCCGCTAAAAGGGACAGAGTTCCCATATGTAACTCTGCTGGTATTTGCTTAAGCATTGCACCTACTATTTCAACAAAAGAGCTTTCAGCAAATTTGACCTGATAGCTTTTATACAAAGCAATGATGGAAACCTCATCATAGTTTGTAAAGATATTTTTCATAGTGATAATTGTAATTAGTTCATTATTATCCACTTCCCCATCTGCTTCTGCCATGGCAAACATTAAACACAATACTGCTTCTTTATAATACATACGAAGATATTTCCTTTAGGTACTATTAATTTTTAGATGACTAATATAGTCAACAAATTTGCTAACCTGCTTTTCTTGAGAATCATCTTATTAAAAAACAGGATACAAAATGCAACATTTTGCCTTATAATTATAGGTATTGAAAGATATATCGTATTATTAATGTTTTAATAATTAGGGGTGTATAGTCGTTTGATTGTCCTATAAACTGTTGCCAATAAATACTTGCGTACTTATATGCACAAACTACCAGCTTTCATTTACTCATTTCTGCTGATTATATGCCTATTGGCTACAAATAGTACTGTAGCCCAACAAGGTAAAATAAATGGCATTGTAAGTAATGCTAATACTTTAGAACCTGTAGCATATGGTACAGCTATATGGATGAAAACACATATAGGCACACAAACTGATACTTTAGGTCATTTTTCTATACCTCTAAGTAAAGACAAACAGGATACCCTTATTATCAGCTTTGTTGGTTATAAACCTTACAAAATTGCCAGAAAACAAATTGAGACTAGGGAGGTATTAAAAATCTTATTAATTCCTACTCATTTATCCGAAGTCTTTGTAAGCTCAAAAATGACAAAAGGTTATCGTTGGTGGCGAGAAATTGTATCCCACAAGAAGTATAATAAGCCTAAGGACTATGACTACTTCTATTGCGAGTTATATAACAAGTATGAGATAGACATAAACAACATAGACCATTATACTAACCTTCGCTTTCTGCAACCTTTCAAGGATAAGATCAATACAATTGTAGATAGCAATAAAAATGGTGAGAAATACTTCCCTATATTTTTCACAGAGTCTGTTTCTGACTTTTATAGTAGCAATCTATTACATAAAACAAGAAATGAGATAAAAGCGCTTAAAAGTACAGGGATCAATAACGAATCTATACTTGAATACTTAGAAGACCAAGATCAAAAAACATCTGCTTACGACAACTTCATTACACTTTTTGGCAAAGAGTTTATTAGTCCACTAAATT
Protein-coding sequences here:
- a CDS encoding GH3 auxin-responsive promoter family protein, translated to MKFKSSIAKPYASIVSKRIRNGMNTAVSDQQNILSKLLQVGGKTTFGNDHHLAEVKNHLQYKQAVPIRDYEKLKPYVEQIIEGKQNILWKGKPLYFAKTSGTTSGAKYIPITKDSMPNHINSAKNMLLCYIAETGNASFVDGNMIFLSGSPVLERTGSVPTGRLSGIVNHFVPNYLRRNQLPSYETNCIEDWETKLERIVAETLGKNMTLISGIPPWVQMYFDWLMEKSDGKKIMEIFPNLQLLVQGGVNFEPYKEKLLQSVGRKIDILETFPASEGFFAFQDTLEAEGMLLNTNSGIFFEFIPVGEVFDENPTRLSLEDVKVGENYALIINSNAGLWGYNIGDTVKFVSTDPYRVIVSGRIKHFISAFGEHVIGEEVEKAMLQTAQKHNAKIIEFTVAPMVQTDNELPFHEWFVEFEKEPNDIAEFSSDLDNNLRALNTYYNDLVKGSILQPLIIRQMQPHSFIEYMKSIGKLGGQNKVPRLTNDRKLADELQQWKQ
- the rplU gene encoding 50S ribosomal protein L21 → MFAIVNIAGQQFKVRKDDELFVHRLGGNPGDNVEFSEVLMTGDDKNINLSASVKVKAEIVDHLKGDKVIVFKKKRRKGYQKSNGHRQYLTKIKISDIA
- the rpmA gene encoding 50S ribosomal protein L27 translates to MAHKKGEGSVKNGRDSRSKRLGIKIYGGQEAIAGNIIVRQRGTVYHPGENVGIGKDFTIFSLIDGTVEFRKTRNKTLISVKENTAIAEA
- a CDS encoding substrate-binding domain-containing protein codes for the protein MQRLRNTLLIILTTGLFTACNDKKASKYTDTPSSGTINISVDESYKPIVEQQLKVFDSSFPDAHINVHYKSETECINDFKSDSARLILITRDLSEVEKQNLLDNKVVTHSLSIAKDAVAIIVNNNNPDSTVSISELKGMLTGENINNYTVVFDNQGSSTLRYMLDSIIPGEQLGKNVFATSSNDSVIAYVANHKNAIGVVGVSHISDFNDPEGLAFINNVRVVSVLNDSLGQYYKPYQIYIAPNKYPLVRNLYYVHRETHQGLANSFARFLREYRGQLIFKSGRLFPTRVNIIFRGAEVNQ
- a CDS encoding tetratricopeptide repeat protein; translation: MKIKQSIVMMVALIITISAQAQSLEEGIKMYRFERYKSAKQQLSSLAGGNAVANYYLGLSELQLGNTDAAKAIFAKYPDDYANISGMARAAFVTGDIAKGNEIAEDLAKKAKKKDATPYRYAADAITYTKGGDKQKAIEWYNLFLEKQILPEVQIALADAYQEVQGGGGKAMNNYETVVTNNPDNSLALSRIGKLWYDAKRYDLALENWQKAQEADATNPLPYRDLANAYRLTGKYALAKENVEKYWQYSDKSNSDKEQYMDILFLSEDYKGAISKAKELISAGVVEPRFYGILAFSQLELEDSTNALVNIRKYVAGTPKDKIRSVTYLKYGSIMLMNSMNDSADHYFTKYANSDTAKDKSDSYRNIAQAFKNQKAYEQTARWYEKLVNEFPNDAKATDFFYGGLYYYYSQGYGKADTLFAMMEKNYPDQPSAPYWRGRANAAIDNEAEQGLAVPHYEKWLDLKAEDIGAPTILSSNTKITTTDANGATRTTDVQSTTTFNDGSKNVNKNNPERPKDKDLMQAYQYLLLYYFKKEDKPNTDKYLTLVEWVEPDNKLSEQIREIRKK
- a CDS encoding TerB family tellurite resistance protein encodes the protein MYYKEAVLCLMFAMAEADGEVDNNELITIITMKNIFTNYDEVSIIALYKSYQVKFAESSFVEIVGAMLKQIPAELHMGTLSLLADVAVSDFDVDGQESASFSIIANAMNVSDTALKTILLTSLSKKLLIDIGKKQ